A genome region from Bufo gargarizans isolate SCDJY-AF-19 chromosome 2, ASM1485885v1, whole genome shotgun sequence includes the following:
- the LOC122928299 gene encoding protocadherin gamma-B1-like isoform X13 yields the protein MAGLKLREGQLIKGLRWQVIFPFLFSWMCHSVSGQIHYSINEELRKGSIVGNLANDLQLNVKDLSRRKLHIASDLSEKYFSINLDNGNLYIADRIDRETLCRAAADCVLIFDAVVENPLNVYNVKIDIQDINDNPPKFHHNILTLEMSELSSLGRSFVLQNAEDLDIGINSLISYKLSTNQYFSLGEKVSSDGSVFPELKLEKPLDRETQDKHELILTASDGGNPLQTGTALITIIINDINDNSPVFTQDVYKVSVRENIPVNSTILKVSASDDDEGINAQITYSIRTTVDNIIVDSQSGEIRTLGNLDYEVRNYYEISVQAQDGGGLAAHAKVLIEITDENDNAPEISITSSSDHIPEDSNPGTVVALIKVHDRDSGENGEVQCAIKGDLPFELLSSTGKFYKIITKSALDREKTSSYNITIQASDKGSPEMSSRKVIQLGISDINDNAPVFGKLMYSAFVTENNLPGASIFSIQARDMDSEDNSKITYSIMTKANKEDSLYYYISINPITGVIYAQQSFDYEKHKEFNIQIIARDSGSPSLNSSTTLKIYIVDQNDNSPIILYPSPEVDSSTFEMVPWTSEKGSLVSKVVAVDADSGHNAWLSYFLQSSEPSLFTIDQHTGEIRTSRLFQERDIMKHGIVVLVKDNGIPSHSASVTINMVIAGHFHQILPELSSQSNKEESQSNLQFYLVIALALISFLFMLTVIIAVVSKYKESKSSTTFGSMSTSLYPQVDPRFISQFNNGTLPLPYSYDVCVTLDPHDQEFAFLKPQHNVPVDSLIDADDSGIGNEMLKNCPPIENVISQQGQPNTDWRFTQAQRPGPSGSC from the coding sequence ATGGCTGGATTAAAACTGCGGGAAGGACAATTAATCAAAGGACTCAGATGGCAAGTaatatttccatttttattttcctgGATGTGTCATTCAGTCTCTGGTCAGATTCATTACTCTATTAATGAAGAATTAAGAAAAGGTTCAATTGTTGGAAATTTAGCAAACGATCTTCAATTAAATGTTAAGGATCTCTCCAGAAGAAAATTACACATTGCATCTGATCTGTCAGAGAAATATTTCAGTATAAATCTGGATAATGGAAACCTATACATTGCTGATAGGATAGACAGGGAGACATTGTGTAGAGCTGCAGCTGATTGTGTCCTTATATTTGATGCTGTGGTAGAAAATCCACTAAATGTCTATAATGTTAAGATTGATATTCAGGACATAAATGACAATCCACCTAAATTTCATCATAACATATTGACATTAGAAATGAGTGAATTGTCCTCTCTAGGAAGAAGCTTTGTTTTACAAAATGCAGAAGATTTGGATATAGGTATTAATTCTCTGATAAGCTACAAACTCAGTACAAATCAGTATTTTTCTCTTGGAGAGAAGGTCAGCTCTGATGGCAGTGTATTTCCAGAGCTTAAACTAGAGAAACCTCTAGACCGAGAGACACAAGACAAACATGAACTCATTCTAACAGCTTCTGATGGTGGAAATCCCTTACAGACAGGCACTGCCTTAATTACTATCATTATCAATGATATCAATGATAATTCTCCAGTATTTACACAAGATGTATATAAAGTAAGTGTTAGGGAAAATATACCGGTGAATTCAACAATTCTGAAGGTCAGTGCAAGTGATGATGACGAAGGTATCAATGCACAGATCACTTACTCTATTAGAACCACAGTAGATAATATTATTGTTGATTCCCAAAGTGGAGAAATTAGAACATTGGGAAACTTAGATTATGAAGTAAGAAATTATTATGAAATTTCTGTGCAAGCGCAAGATGGAGGCGGCCTAGCTGCTCATGCTAAAGTTTTAATAGAAATAACAGATGAAAATGACAATGCTCCTGAGATTTCTATAACCTCATCGTCAGATCATATTCCTGAGGATTCCAACCCTGGAACTGTAGTGGCTCTGATTAAAGTTCATGACCGTGACTCAGGAGAAAATGGTGAAGTTCAATGTGCAATAAAAGGTGATTTACCATTTGAGTTACTATCATCAACTGGAAAGTTCTATAAAATTATTACAAAGAGTGCTCTAGATAGGGAAAAAACATCATCGTACAACATCACAATACAAGCCTCAGACAAAGGTTCTCCTGAAATGAGTTCTAGAAAGGTTATCCAACTGGGTATATCAGATATCAATGACAATGCACCAGTGTTCGGAAAGTTGATGTACTCTGcatttgtgacagaaaataatttaCCAGGAGCTTCAATATTTAGTATTCAAGCAAGAGATATGGACAGTGAAGACAATTCTAAGATAACATATTCTATAATGACCAAAGCTAATAAAGAAGATTCCCTGTATTACTATATCTCTATAAATCCCATAACTGGGGTTATTTATGCTCAACAGTCATTTGATTATGAGAAACATAAAGAATTTAATATCCAAATAATTGCCAGAGACAGTGGATCTCCATCTCTGAACAGCAGTAcaacactaaaaatatatatagtcgaCCAGAATGATAATTCACCAATTATTCTGTACCCATCACCAGAGGTTGATAGTTCAACATTTGAGATGGTCCCTTGGACTTCTGAAAAAGGCTCTTTAGTATCTAAAGTGGTGGCAGTGGATGCTGACTCTGGACACAATGCCTGGTTGTCTTACTTTTTACAGTCTTCAGAACCATCACTCTTCACCATTGACCAGCACACAGGGGAGATCAGGACTTCACGTTTATTTCAAGAAAGAGACATCATGAAACATGGAATTGTGGTTCTAGTAAAAGACAATGGGATTCCATCCCACTCAGCTTCAGTCACTATAAACATGGTGATTGCAGGTCATTTTCATCAGATCCTTCCTGAGCTGAGCAGTCAGTCTAACAAAGAAGAATCTCAGTCCAACTTACAATTCTATTTGGTAATAGCCTTGGCATTGATTTCTTTTCTCTTTATGTTGACTGTCATTATTGCAGTTGTCTCCAAATATAAAGAGTCAAAGTCTTCTACCACATTTGGATCTATGAGTACAAGTCTGTATCCACAGGTTGATCCCAGATTTATTTCACAGTTCAACAATGGAACATTACCTCTGCCATATTCCTATGATGTTTGTGTAACTCTCGATCCACATGACCAGGAATTTGCATTTCTTAAACCTCAGCACAATGTTCCAGTTGACAGTCTAATAGATGCTGATGATTCTGGCATTGGAAATGAAATGTTAAAGAACTGTCCACCTATAGAAAATGTCATTTCACAG